The Castellaniella sp. genome includes a window with the following:
- a CDS encoding cold-shock protein: MSESIENTGESQKLTGTVKWFNDAKGFGFITPDNGGEDLFAHFSSIQMNGFKTLKEGQKVAFDIAQGPKGKQALNITAA, translated from the coding sequence ATGTCGGAATCCATCGAAAACACCGGGGAATCACAAAAACTCACCGGCACCGTGAAATGGTTCAATGATGCCAAAGGTTTTGGTTTCATTACCCCCGATAACGGGGGTGAAGACCTTTTCGCACACTTCTCATCGATCCAGATGAACGGCTTCAAGACGCTAAAAGAAGGTCAAAAAGTCGCTTTCGATATCGCGCAGGGTCCGAAAGGCAAACAAGCCCTAAACATTACTGCTGCCTGA
- the clpA gene encoding ATP-dependent Clp protease ATP-binding subunit ClpA translates to MISEELEVSLHMAFVEARAARHEFITVEHLLLSLLDNTSAVQVLRACGADVELLRQDLRKFVIENTPVFPGDGEVDTQPTLGFQRVIQRAIMHVSSNGSTKTAVTGANVLVAMYGEKDSHAVYFLVQQGVSRLDVVNYLSHGITKTSQQALPVQPPQAEPPAADQKSDQQKSPLETYATDLNAEALKGRIDPLIGREDEVERVIQILCRRRKNNPLLVGEAGVGKTAIAEGLAWRITQGDVPEILNQTQVYSLDMGALLAGTKYRGDFEQRLKLVLKALKDNQHAVLFIDEIHTLIGAGSASGGTLDASNLLKPALSSGYLKCIGATTYTEYRGIFEKDHALARRFQKIDVPEPSVEQTVRILRGLKARFEAHHQVRYSGAAITAAVELAARHISDRFLPDKAIDVIDEAGAAQRLLPKSRQKKLIGPAEIQATVAKIARIPPQNVSTNDRNKLATLERDLKSVVFGQDQAISALAASIKMARSGLGRPDKPIGCFLFSGPTGVGKTEVARQLAFVLGIELLRFDMSEYMERHTVSRLIGAPPGYVGFDQGGLLTEAVTKQPHCVLLLDEIEKAHPDVYNILLQVMDHGTLTDNNGRKSDFRNVILVMTTNAGADMLNRNAIGFATPQRTGDEMAEIKRHFTPEFRNRLDAIIGFSALPRDVILRVVDKFLMQLEDQLHERRVDAVFTDALREHLARAGFDPAMGARPMQRLIQDTIRRALADELLFGRLIHGGQVLVDIDAQDQVVLSFPDDPNSTGTVPTPSHPEPELVD, encoded by the coding sequence GTGATTTCCGAAGAACTTGAAGTCAGCCTGCATATGGCATTTGTCGAGGCCCGTGCGGCACGGCATGAATTCATCACAGTCGAACACCTGCTGCTTTCGCTGCTGGATAACACGTCTGCGGTTCAGGTGCTGCGTGCCTGCGGCGCCGATGTCGAACTCCTGCGCCAGGATTTGCGGAAATTCGTGATCGAAAACACACCGGTTTTTCCGGGAGACGGCGAGGTCGATACCCAGCCTACACTCGGTTTTCAGCGCGTGATTCAGCGGGCCATCATGCATGTGTCCTCTAATGGCTCTACCAAGACCGCCGTCACGGGGGCCAACGTATTGGTTGCCATGTATGGGGAAAAAGACTCCCATGCGGTGTACTTCCTGGTGCAGCAAGGGGTGTCGCGCCTGGATGTGGTCAACTATTTGTCGCACGGTATTACCAAGACCTCTCAACAAGCCCTTCCCGTGCAACCGCCGCAGGCGGAACCCCCTGCTGCCGATCAGAAATCCGATCAACAGAAGTCTCCTCTGGAAACCTATGCCACGGACCTCAATGCCGAGGCCCTCAAAGGTCGCATTGATCCCCTGATCGGTCGTGAAGACGAGGTCGAGCGCGTCATCCAGATATTGTGCCGCCGACGCAAAAACAATCCTCTGCTGGTCGGCGAGGCCGGGGTGGGCAAGACAGCCATCGCCGAAGGCCTGGCCTGGCGCATCACCCAGGGCGATGTCCCAGAGATCCTGAATCAGACCCAGGTTTATTCCTTGGACATGGGGGCCTTGCTGGCGGGCACCAAATATCGGGGTGACTTTGAACAGCGCCTGAAACTCGTCCTGAAGGCCCTCAAGGACAATCAGCATGCCGTGCTGTTTATCGATGAGATCCATACCCTGATTGGTGCGGGATCGGCCTCCGGGGGCACGTTGGATGCGTCGAATCTGCTGAAACCCGCCTTGTCGTCCGGCTACCTTAAGTGCATTGGGGCCACGACCTACACAGAATACCGGGGCATCTTCGAAAAAGACCATGCCCTGGCGCGGCGTTTTCAGAAGATCGACGTCCCCGAACCTTCGGTCGAACAGACTGTGCGGATTTTGCGCGGTTTGAAGGCACGCTTCGAGGCACATCACCAGGTGCGCTATTCCGGCGCAGCCATTACGGCGGCAGTCGAACTCGCTGCCCGTCACATCAGCGATCGCTTTCTGCCCGACAAGGCCATCGATGTGATCGACGAGGCCGGCGCCGCCCAGCGCTTGCTGCCTAAATCGCGTCAGAAAAAACTGATTGGTCCAGCGGAAATCCAGGCGACCGTGGCAAAAATCGCGCGCATTCCGCCTCAAAACGTCTCCACCAACGATCGCAATAAGCTCGCCACCCTCGAGCGCGACCTCAAATCCGTGGTGTTTGGCCAGGATCAGGCGATTTCGGCCTTGGCTGCCTCGATCAAAATGGCGCGCTCTGGCCTGGGTCGTCCGGACAAGCCCATCGGCTGCTTTCTGTTTTCAGGCCCTACGGGGGTCGGTAAAACCGAGGTCGCCCGTCAGTTGGCTTTTGTGCTGGGCATCGAGCTTCTACGCTTTGATATGTCTGAGTACATGGAACGCCATACGGTATCGCGCCTGATTGGTGCGCCGCCGGGCTACGTGGGCTTCGACCAGGGGGGCCTGCTGACCGAGGCCGTCACCAAGCAGCCCCATTGCGTACTGCTGCTGGACGAAATCGAAAAGGCCCATCCAGACGTCTACAACATTTTATTGCAGGTCATGGATCATGGCACCCTGACCGACAACAATGGCCGCAAGTCCGACTTTCGCAATGTGATCCTGGTGATGACCACCAATGCCGGGGCCGATATGCTGAACCGCAATGCCATTGGTTTTGCGACTCCTCAGCGCACGGGCGACGAAATGGCCGAGATCAAGCGCCATTTCACCCCTGAATTTCGCAACCGACTGGATGCCATCATCGGCTTTTCGGCCTTGCCGCGCGATGTGATCCTGCGCGTCGTGGATAAATTCCTGATGCAGCTCGAAGACCAGCTACACGAACGCCGCGTGGATGCCGTCTTCACAGATGCGCTGCGTGAACATCTGGCCCGTGCCGGGTTTGATCCCGCCATGGGCGCGCGTCCGATGCAGCGCCTCATCCAGGACACGATACGTCGTGCCTTGGCCGACGAGCTGCTCTTTGGTCGACTGATTCATGGGGGGCAGGTGCTGGTGGATATCGATGCCCAGGATCAGGTCGTGCTCAGCTTTCCTGACGATCCGAATAGCACCGGGACCGTCCCTACGCCTTCCCATCCTGAGCCCGAGCTCGTCGATTGA
- a CDS encoding DUF192 domain-containing protein, with the protein MAFYRDAGSLKDPALYLGTRRPHSQLACRLALAAIASLLTALAWAQPSLPHIAIQAGSHPLQVELADTPETLSQGLMHRTHLPDDHGMLFVFEQAEIRCFWMKNTLIPLSIAFINDQGRIISIQDMQPKNLATHCSPSAVSAALEMNQGWFQRSGIQIGDPVTGIPAQH; encoded by the coding sequence TTGGCATTTTACCGCGATGCGGGGTCCCTGAAAGACCCTGCTCTTTATCTTGGCACGCGCAGGCCACATTCCCAGCTGGCCTGTCGCTTGGCGTTGGCGGCAATCGCCAGCCTGCTGACTGCTTTGGCATGGGCTCAGCCCAGTCTGCCACACATCGCCATCCAGGCGGGCAGCCATCCCCTGCAGGTCGAACTGGCCGACACCCCGGAAACCCTCAGTCAGGGGCTGATGCACCGCACTCATCTGCCTGACGACCACGGTATGTTGTTTGTCTTTGAACAGGCCGAAATCCGCTGCTTCTGGATGAAAAACACCCTGATCCCACTATCTATCGCGTTTATCAACGATCAGGGGCGGATTATCTCCATCCAGGATATGCAGCCCAAAAACCTGGCGACCCACTGCTCGCCGTCTGCCGTCAGCGCTGCACTGGAAATGAATCAAGGGTGGTTCCAGCGCAGCGGCATCCAGATCGGCGATCCGGTCACGGGTATCCCGGCACAACATTGA
- the clpS gene encoding ATP-dependent Clp protease adapter ClpS, which produces MPSIIQHQRELVQENLPARLAPPPMYQVVLLNDDYTPMDFVVRVLQQVFHKAGAEAERIMLQVHHEGRGVCGIYTRDIAATRVEAVLQMAHADQHPLQCLMEPVPLF; this is translated from the coding sequence ATGCCAAGCATAATCCAACATCAGCGTGAATTGGTCCAGGAAAATCTGCCGGCGCGGCTGGCGCCACCGCCGATGTATCAAGTCGTGCTGCTCAATGATGATTACACGCCCATGGATTTTGTGGTGCGGGTATTGCAGCAGGTCTTTCATAAGGCGGGCGCCGAGGCAGAGCGCATCATGCTGCAGGTGCACCACGAAGGCCGTGGCGTTTGTGGCATCTATACGCGTGATATTGCCGCCACCCGGGTCGAGGCCGTGTTGCAGATGGCGCATGCCGATCAGCATCCTTTGCAGTGCCTGATGGAACCGGTACCATTGTTTTAA